In Corallococcus soli, the sequence GACTTTCAGATCGACGCCCGGAGGTGGCGCTTCCTCGACAACCCTGCTCGGTACATCGAACGCGAGACGGGCGGCCTCCAGGTTGAGCCGCTCGCGAGGCAGTTCAAGACAGCAAAGGAGATCCTGTCTCGACTCGTGGGCGGACGTGGTGTGCTGCTGGCCGACGACGTTGGGCTCGGCAAGACGACCGTCGGCGCGCTCGTCGCGTGGGTCGTCGCCTGTCAGGACAAGCGCGTGCGAATCTACGCGCCCAACGAGGTCCTGCGTCGGCGCTGGGCCGAGGAGCTCGAGCGCCACGTGCCCCTGCTCGAGCAGCTCGGCGCGAGCTACGACCGCATCAAACAAGGCGACGTCGGGAAGCTGAACGCGGGGCGCATCCAGATCGCGACCCATCACGCATTGGTCAAGAGCCACGGTAACAATGAGCAGCGCACCGCGTGCGACCTCATGATCATCGACGAGGCGCATCGTGCGAAGGGGGACGGCAGCGCGTTCAACGAGGCGCTCCGAAACCTCGGCGACCACGCGAAGCGGAAGCTGATTCTCACCGCCACGCCGTTTAGCATCAGGCTCGCTGAGCTGGAGCAACTGCTGCAGTTCGCCGGCGCAACCGAACTCGAGGCGGTGCGACGCTATGCGGGAGAGTTGAAGCGACTCTACACCCTGGGCGATGGCCACGACGCCACCGCCGAGTCCAAGCGGCTCGTGAGCGCTGCGAGGGCGGCGATAGAAGAGCTGCAGCCATACCTCATCCGTCACGGCGTCGACGACCTGTCGGCGTCAGAGCGGAAGCACTTCGGTGCCGTCAGCGCAGGGCGATGGGAGATCCCAACGGCACCGGCGACGCAGGAGGATCTCGCGCTGCTCCTACGGATGGACCGCCTCCTCCAGCTCACACCGGAGCGGAAGGGTGAACGGCGGAACGACCCGCGCTTCCACATCGGCTGGCAGCACGTCGGCACCAAGCTCGAGCGAGCCACGGAGCGGGCCAAAGACGACTCCGACCACGCTGCTCTCCGTCACATCAAGGCGGCGACGAAGGCGCTGAGCGTCAGGCGCACGAAGCCCCACCCAAAGATTGCGGCGGTCAGCGAGGCCATCCGGCCGCTGCTGGACGCTGGCGAGAAGGTGCTCGTGTTCTGCCACCACCGCGCGACCGCAAGCGAGCTGCTCGGCGCGCTGGAGCGATCCCTGAAGGCAGCGAGCGATTCGCGGAGCGGTCCGCCCGAGAAGGTGTGGCGTGCAGCATGGGAGTCGTTGCTGCCCAGCAAGGATGCCCTCGTGGCACCGATCATCGATTGGCTCAGCACGCCCGGTCTGCGGTGGCAGATCGGTGGCTGGCTCGGCAAGCCGGCGAGCACCGCGAAGGCTCTGGCGGACCAGTTCGCGACGATCAGACCGCGCAATGTGCCTTCCGGCGTGCCCACGATTCTCGAGGCGGCGACGACGCTGACGGAGTCTCTCCTCGACACGCAGTCGACGTCGACGCGCGCCCTCTTGAAGAGCATTGTGAAGGGAACGCACACCTTCGGCGGCAAGGCCTCGCGCTTCCCCGGGCGCCTCAATGACGGCCTTCGAGCAATGGGCGCATGGGACCACGATGGTCACGGCGAGCCGCCGAAGACGCTGTACACGGGCAAACCCGACATCGTGCTCGCGCTCTTCAATAGCCCGTTCGGGCCCGACGTGCTCGTCACCACCGACCGCCTGAGCGAGGGCGTCGATCTGCATCGCTGCTGCCGATACCTAATCCACTACGAACTCGATCCCAGCCCCGTGCGCACATTGCAGCGCAACGGCCGCGTGCGTCGCGTAGGTTCGTGGGCGGCGCTCACAGGCCAGCCGATCTGCTACGCGTACCCGACGTTCGGTGGCACACGCGACGAGAAGGCCGTCGGCATCATGAGGCAGCGCATCAACGCCTTCGGGTTGCTGCTCGGCGGTGTCCCATCGCTCGACGATGAAGCGGGCTACAGCGAGCAGAGTTTCGTAGAGGCAGTCCTTCGCGGCGCGCGCAAGGACCTTGAGTTGCTCAACCGGCGGCTCTGCGTGTGATGATCGCCGACGCCTCTCACCCCACCAGCTTCTTGAGAAGTGCCAGCCCGAGCGCAGCTTCGGCGGGCGTCGCGTCAGAGAGCCCGAGGTACACGCGCCCGCGCGTGTCGTAGTAGCCCTCGGTCTGGACGATACAGCGCTCGCGCTCCGGCGTGGCCAGCTCGACGTCGGCGGCCGGGCGCGAAGCTGCGGCCAATCCTCCAGCCCTAAGGGCCCGCTCAGGAATAACTTGTCCGATTTTCGCGCTCTGAGGCCGATTTTCCGAGGGCGGGAACGCCTCTCATGGCCAAGTAATTTCTGAGCGGGCCCTAAACTGCGGAGGAGGCAGCCCCGGAGGAGGAGGCCCGCTAGGCCCAGGGTGCACCCGGTGCAGATAAGCCGAAGAGGGAGCTGCCGCCTCGGCTACACCGGGCGGCGTCTTCGGCGACGACGTGCTGGCGACGGCAATCCTCGACCGGCTACTTGCACCACAGCGACAGCTACCGGCTGCGCCAGAAGCGCAAGGCGGGACTGCTGGGCCGCGGCGTGCCGCAGAGCAGCGACGGCTGAGCCGAGCACGAGCTCAGTGCCTCGGAAGTCGCCTCCGCGCACCCTCGCTCCAGAATCAATGAGGGCACGCTCCGACGGACGCATGTAGGGAAACGACGTAGCATCACCGAGCAGTCCAACTGGCCCGGGAGGGGGTCAGTTTTAGTGGCGCGAGGGGGTCAAAAATTCCTGTCGCCTGACAGGAGGTGGAGCCCATCCCGCCCAGAGGTTGGGAGGGGAGGGGCGGCGCGCATACATTGTGGGATTGGCCCTTACGGGGCCTCGGGCGTGCCGTGTCCCTCGCGGAGCTGGGAGTGGCCATCGGACCGCCGGGTAGGCATTGGCAGCGGGGTTCTGCCGCACCCCCGAACGGGAGGCCGGTTTGAACCGTGAAGGGTGCTGCTACACAGCTACACCGCTGTTTGACGGGATGTGACGTATTGCGCCTACCGTCCGCACAAGTGCCTGATTTCCCTGGTGACATTCGACGTGGTTGCACTTGACGTGACGTGGTTTGCCGGGTTCGAGTCCCGCCCTGGGCACTCCGAAGAAGAGCCTCCGAATCGAAAGATTCGGGGGCTTTTTTCGTTTCCCCGCACCTGCACCCCCACCTCGGTGGACCCCTGACGCCCCACGCTCACCCGGCGTGAAGAGAGCGTCACTCGGGTTCCGGGGCGTCAGTGTCATTTGCTATACACCTGCTCGCTTTGGCTCTTCTCCCGTAGCCCCAGGTTCCTGGCGGCAGTCGGGACTCCACTGGGGTGGTGGGGGGAGCAATGCCACCCAGTCCCTTCGCCACGATCGGTCAAGTCCATGAAGCGTTCAGCGCTT encodes:
- a CDS encoding SNF2-related protein, yielding MMDDFQIDARRWRFLDNPARYIERETGGLQVEPLARQFKTAKEILSRLVGGRGVLLADDVGLGKTTVGALVAWVVACQDKRVRIYAPNEVLRRRWAEELERHVPLLEQLGASYDRIKQGDVGKLNAGRIQIATHHALVKSHGNNEQRTACDLMIIDEAHRAKGDGSAFNEALRNLGDHAKRKLILTATPFSIRLAELEQLLQFAGATELEAVRRYAGELKRLYTLGDGHDATAESKRLVSAARAAIEELQPYLIRHGVDDLSASERKHFGAVSAGRWEIPTAPATQEDLALLLRMDRLLQLTPERKGERRNDPRFHIGWQHVGTKLERATERAKDDSDHAALRHIKAATKALSVRRTKPHPKIAAVSEAIRPLLDAGEKVLVFCHHRATASELLGALERSLKAASDSRSGPPEKVWRAAWESLLPSKDALVAPIIDWLSTPGLRWQIGGWLGKPASTAKALADQFATIRPRNVPSGVPTILEAATTLTESLLDTQSTSTRALLKSIVKGTHTFGGKASRFPGRLNDGLRAMGAWDHDGHGEPPKTLYTGKPDIVLALFNSPFGPDVLVTTDRLSEGVDLHRCCRYLIHYELDPSPVRTLQRNGRVRRVGSWAALTGQPICYAYPTFGGTRDEKAVGIMRQRINAFGLLLGGVPSLDDEAGYSEQSFVEAVLRGARKDLELLNRRLCV